The Bacillota bacterium genome contains a region encoding:
- a CDS encoding sugar ABC transporter permease — protein sequence MRPFNREQAFRRVLLRALDSSLLFLAPYFVIFLLFKLGPIIANFLVSAYRLDIVGGGEFIGLKNYHHLLTDRLFWVALRNTLYYLVLVGPVVIIGGFLLALLLNQPLRGRAFARAAVFMPYVIMVTVVGALWRWILESRFGILNYYLGLLGIGPVYWLTSSSTAMIGIVIATVWWTIGYNTVIYLAGLQDVPRELIEAAEIDGAGPLRCLTQVIVPFLRPTTFFVVLTTVIYSLQVFGQVYTMTGGGPRYSTLTLVQHLYVTGFRLFNLGYSATISVVLFIVILVMSAGVFGFLRQNVE from the coding sequence ATGAGACCATTCAATCGCGAACAGGCTTTTAGGCGAGTTCTCTTACGAGCTCTGGATTCCTCATTATTATTTCTGGCCCCATATTTTGTTATATTCCTTCTCTTCAAGCTCGGCCCGATTATAGCGAATTTCTTGGTGAGCGCATACAGGCTTGATATTGTCGGGGGAGGGGAATTCATTGGGCTTAAAAACTATCATCACCTGTTGACGGATCGGCTTTTTTGGGTGGCCCTCCGAAATACCCTTTATTACCTGGTGCTGGTTGGACCGGTAGTGATCATTGGTGGCTTCCTTCTCGCTTTACTGCTCAACCAACCGCTACGTGGTCGTGCATTCGCACGAGCGGCGGTTTTTATGCCTTATGTAATAATGGTCACTGTTGTCGGCGCCTTATGGCGCTGGATCCTCGAGAGCAGGTTCGGAATTTTAAACTATTACCTGGGGCTTCTGGGTATAGGGCCGGTCTATTGGCTCACGAGCTCATCCACCGCCATGATAGGGATAGTCATTGCCACAGTATGGTGGACTATAGGGTATAATACTGTGATTTACCTGGCTGGCCTCCAAGATGTCCCCAGGGAGCTCATTGAGGCTGCGGAGATAGATGGTGCCGGTCCTTTGCGGTGCCTTACACAGGTGATAGTGCCGTTTTTGAGACCTACTACATTCTTTGTAGTCTTGACTACAGTGATTTATTCCCTGCAAGTTTTCGGACAGGTATATACGATGACTGGGGGAGGTCCCCGATATAGCACGCTAACTCTTGTGCAACACCTTTATGTTACAGGTTTTAGACTATTTAATTTAGGGTACTCGGCAACCATTAGCGTGGTTTTATTCATTGTGATACTTGTCATGTCCGCTGGCGTCTTCGGTTTTCTTAGACAGAATGTAGAGTGA
- a CDS encoding carbohydrate ABC transporter permease has product MGRTGLAVKEFRTLLLYILLGAVTVLALAPTAWMFSTSLKARGAVFEQTIRWIPNPITLENYSRAFSSLPLLTWLNNSALIAAFTLILTLLCDILIAFAFARLEFRGKNLLFMLVLTTIMVPSQATAVPMFKLINWMGLIDTKTGIVVPQAAEAIGVFLLTQFFKGIPKELGEAARIDGCSNWQILWKIIVPLSGPAITVLTILTLANSWNNFLWPLIVAQSEASITLPVGLASLMSGFSEAAEAREYGLLMATSMVACLPTIVAFLVLQQRFIEGITMTGLKG; this is encoded by the coding sequence ATGGGTCGTACAGGTCTTGCGGTCAAGGAGTTTCGTACATTGCTCTTATATATTCTGTTGGGCGCTGTCACCGTCCTGGCCTTAGCCCCGACCGCTTGGATGTTTTCCACGTCGCTTAAGGCACGGGGTGCAGTTTTTGAACAGACTATACGTTGGATACCTAACCCGATAACCCTGGAGAATTATTCTCGGGCTTTCAGTTCACTGCCCTTGCTTACCTGGTTAAATAATAGCGCGCTTATTGCCGCATTTACACTCATACTTACGCTTCTATGCGACATATTGATTGCCTTTGCCTTTGCGAGGCTTGAATTCAGGGGTAAGAATCTACTCTTTATGCTAGTGCTTACGACTATAATGGTACCGAGCCAGGCCACGGCAGTGCCTATGTTCAAACTCATAAACTGGATGGGACTTATCGATACAAAGACTGGTATAGTAGTACCCCAGGCCGCGGAGGCCATAGGGGTTTTCTTGCTCACGCAATTCTTTAAGGGCATCCCGAAGGAACTGGGTGAAGCCGCAAGAATAGACGGATGTAGCAATTGGCAGATTCTCTGGAAGATAATTGTACCGCTATCCGGTCCTGCTATTACTGTGTTAACCATCTTGACCCTTGCGAATTCATGGAACAACTTCCTTTGGCCACTCATAGTGGCACAGAGCGAGGCATCGATAACCCTTCCTGTTGGGCTTGCAAGCCTCATGTCGGGCTTTAGCGAGGCTGCGGAGGCCAGGGAATATGGTTTGCTCATGGCTACATCGATGGTGGCGTGTCTACCGACGATAGTGGCTTTTCTGGTGTTACAGCAGAGATTTATAGAGGGCATCACTATGACAGGCCTTAAGGGGTAA
- a CDS encoding class II fructose-bisphosphate aldolase family protein: MIFAASAQLLNDAVANNYIVGAFNVFNAESIRAVVKAADAAGVPVIVSVGEPDLNFMGADAVAALTEVEAEKVDIPVGLHLDHGTSLGSVVRCIQAGFSSVMIDASDISEEEGIAVVKQTVNLCHAVGVSVESMVGSLRLATEDEDGVGEGGTREELTDPEKAEVFVRRTGIDALAVSVGTEHGSFLVGKSPEIDMVRLAEISRRVDIPLVVHGGSAICDAQLKETREHRVGKINIGSALRVAFRDALVDAFKEPRIDAREALKRAEDAMRQVVSDRIAKLSLT; the protein is encoded by the coding sequence ATGATTTTCGCAGCATCGGCACAACTCTTAAATGATGCAGTGGCCAATAATTACATAGTCGGAGCATTTAATGTTTTTAATGCAGAATCAATAAGGGCAGTCGTAAAGGCGGCTGATGCAGCGGGGGTACCGGTGATAGTCTCGGTGGGCGAGCCTGATCTAAACTTCATGGGAGCGGATGCGGTGGCAGCTTTGACGGAGGTTGAGGCTGAAAAGGTGGATATTCCCGTAGGTCTTCACCTTGATCATGGGACGAGCCTGGGGAGCGTGGTGCGTTGCATTCAAGCAGGCTTCTCATCTGTTATGATCGATGCATCGGATATATCAGAGGAAGAAGGCATTGCTGTGGTGAAACAGACAGTAAACCTCTGTCATGCAGTCGGTGTCTCCGTCGAGAGTATGGTGGGAAGCCTGCGGCTTGCTACAGAGGATGAGGATGGGGTCGGCGAAGGTGGGACTAGAGAAGAATTGACCGACCCGGAAAAGGCTGAAGTATTTGTCCGGCGGACGGGGATCGACGCGTTGGCGGTATCCGTGGGTACAGAGCATGGAAGCTTTTTGGTAGGGAAGTCACCTGAGATCGATATGGTTAGGCTGGCGGAGATCTCACGGCGTGTAGATATTCCGTTGGTGGTACATGGCGGGAGTGCTATCTGCGATGCGCAATTGAAAGAGACGCGGGAACATAGGGTAGGTAAGATCAATATTGGTTCAGCTCTGAGAGTCGCATTCAGGGATGCGCTAGTAGATGCCTTCAAGGAGCCTAGGATAGATGCGCGGGAGGCACTTAAACGAGCTGAAGACGCCATGCGTCAAGTAGTATCTGACAGGATAGCTAAGTTAAGTCTTACCTAA
- a CDS encoding class II aldolase/adducin family protein, producing MKKLLADTMHRMYKRGFVVAAEGNISLRLPDNQVLITPSGLDKATVSPEDMVRVDLEGNILEGNYKPSSEVHMHLAAYRLRPDVNAVVHGHPPFSTGFAAAHTSIPSSILPEVTALLGDIPLVEYGTPSCEELAKKVEQYLPSYDCFLLENHGVLTLGKNMQHAFHRLEILENAAKVTLVARFLGGERLLPQAEVDKLRQKNGQS from the coding sequence ATGAAAAAACTATTAGCCGATACCATGCACCGGATGTACAAACGCGGCTTTGTGGTAGCGGCGGAAGGCAACATCAGCCTGCGTCTGCCTGACAACCAGGTCCTTATCACACCGTCGGGCCTCGATAAGGCAACCGTAAGCCCAGAAGACATGGTCCGTGTCGACCTTGAAGGCAACATACTCGAAGGGAATTATAAGCCGTCGTCAGAGGTTCACATGCACCTGGCCGCTTACAGGTTGCGGCCAGACGTCAACGCTGTAGTCCATGGGCACCCTCCATTTTCTACAGGATTCGCCGCCGCCCACACGAGTATCCCTTCCAGCATTCTTCCTGAGGTTACCGCTCTCCTCGGTGACATCCCGCTGGTAGAGTACGGCACGCCATCATGCGAGGAGCTGGCCAAGAAGGTGGAACAATACCTTCCGTCATACGACTGCTTCTTGCTGGAAAACCATGGAGTGCTAACTCTGGGGAAAAACATGCAACATGCTTTTCATAGGCTTGAGATACTCGAAAACGCGGCTAAAGTTACACTAGTTGCGCGATTTCTCGGCGGAGAACGCCTCCTGCCCCAAGCAGAGGTGGATAAACTCCGTCAAAAGAACGGACAATCATAA
- a CDS encoding carbohydrate ABC transporter permease, whose product MAVSQKIQRRWAHIGMHAFLIPFTLLWLVPIIMMIAISVRPASEAYGGGLWVSHPTFKNYVDVWTSNNLLVYFKNSLIITGGSVLLVMLLASACAYAISIIRFKGSSTFFLMMLLTMMLPVPAIVVPLVQIIKNLGLLNNYMGLIGPYVALGIPFATVIMKNTFDNFPKGIEEAARIDGCSDWMIFWRIVLPLNKPALAVIAIWQFMTSWNEFILAMLVMTEVPIKPLILVPIIYNGIYLAYPGHLFAILGVVTIPIIVFYLALQRNFISGLTAGALKG is encoded by the coding sequence ATGGCAGTCTCGCAAAAAATCCAGCGACGGTGGGCCCATATCGGGATGCACGCTTTCCTCATACCCTTTACCTTACTGTGGCTGGTTCCGATAATTATGATGATCGCAATTTCGGTTCGACCCGCTAGCGAGGCATATGGGGGTGGCCTGTGGGTAAGCCATCCGACGTTCAAAAATTACGTGGATGTGTGGACTTCAAACAATCTTCTGGTATACTTCAAAAACAGCCTCATCATCACCGGCGGGAGCGTTTTATTGGTGATGCTCTTGGCGTCAGCTTGCGCATACGCCATCTCTATCATCCGGTTTAAGGGGTCAAGCACTTTCTTTCTAATGATGCTGCTGACGATGATGCTGCCGGTCCCCGCAATTGTGGTTCCTTTGGTGCAAATCATAAAAAACCTCGGCCTGTTAAACAACTATATGGGATTGATCGGACCTTATGTTGCACTTGGCATTCCTTTTGCTACGGTGATTATGAAGAACACCTTTGACAACTTTCCGAAAGGAATTGAGGAAGCCGCCAGGATCGACGGGTGTTCTGACTGGATGATCTTTTGGCGAATCGTTTTACCGCTCAATAAGCCAGCTCTCGCGGTTATCGCGATTTGGCAATTCATGACGTCCTGGAATGAATTTATCCTCGCCATGCTCGTCATGACCGAGGTGCCCATCAAACCCCTCATTTTGGTACCGATCATTTATAACGGAATTTACCTGGCGTATCCGGGTCACTTATTCGCCATCCTCGGAGTCGTGACCATCCCGATTATCGTGTTCTATCTGGCGTTGCAACGGAATTTCATCAGCGGCCTGACCGCAGGAGCGTTGAAGGGTTAA
- a CDS encoding sugar ABC transporter permease, whose amino-acid sequence MLTIFPQMFLGFILALFLNEPLRGRNIYRAIIYMPAIISPVVIGVVWQNIYDPYMGVLANTLRNIRLESLIRPWLADPKLAIFSIIVVNIWQWTGWSMLMYLAGLQSISKEIFEAATIDGASAWQRTLHITWPMLSSTHLTLILLGVIGTLQTFAIVYVLTQGGPNHASELLTTHIFTQAFTLRNMGYASTVSVILLVLGITLSVLQLKFFRSGVYSRGE is encoded by the coding sequence GTGCTGACGATTTTCCCGCAAATGTTCCTGGGCTTCATCCTGGCGCTCTTTTTGAACGAACCTCTTCGTGGACGCAATATTTATCGTGCAATCATCTACATGCCGGCGATCATTTCCCCGGTCGTTATTGGCGTGGTTTGGCAAAACATCTATGACCCGTATATGGGCGTTTTAGCTAATACTCTACGCAATATAAGGCTGGAATCTTTAATCCGGCCGTGGCTGGCTGACCCTAAACTTGCAATATTTTCGATAATCGTGGTTAATATATGGCAATGGACCGGCTGGTCTATGTTGATGTACCTGGCGGGTTTGCAGTCGATTTCCAAAGAGATTTTTGAGGCAGCCACGATTGACGGGGCTTCAGCCTGGCAACGTACGCTGCACATCACCTGGCCGATGTTATCATCTACTCATTTGACGCTTATTCTCCTGGGTGTAATCGGAACATTACAGACGTTTGCCATAGTGTATGTTTTAACCCAGGGTGGACCGAACCACGCGTCGGAGTTGTTGACAACACATATTTTTACTCAAGCGTTTACCCTACGCAACATGGGATATGCGAGTACGGTATCAGTAATATTATTAGTATTGGGCATAACGCTAAGTGTGTTACAACTTAAGTTCTTCCGGTCAGGTGTGTACTCGAGAGGAGAATAA
- a CDS encoding sugar ABC transporter permease: protein MSSKNALPRLLSPAAPLLWRNLEVSSFILPTVVLFTLFVLYPSVYLVYASFFKWSGVGDMHFVGLRNYIQVFAND from the coding sequence ATGTCATCCAAAAATGCTTTACCCAGATTGCTCAGTCCGGCAGCCCCGCTCCTTTGGCGAAATCTCGAAGTAAGCTCCTTCATTTTGCCGACGGTGGTTCTTTTTACGCTATTCGTGCTTTATCCAAGTGTTTACCTCGTATATGCGAGCTTTTTCAAATGGTCCGGCGTCGGCGACATGCATTTCGTTGGACTTCGCAACTATATTCAGGTCTTTGCAAACGACTGA